GATCATCGGCGCACGCCGCAGGACGGGCCACTTCGGGTTCCAGCTGGGTGGCGTGAGCCACGCCGTGCTGCACCACGGCCAGTGCCCGGTCGTGGTCGTACCTCAGAGGCGGTGAGTGCATTCCAGTGGACGGAGGGCCGATGAGCAAGCGCACCCGAGTTGCCCCGCGAGCCGAGCGTGCCCGCTGCGGTGCCCGGTTGCCGTCGCCCGGGACGGCGCGGCTTTCGGCCTCCCGGCCGATGGCCGGCTCCGTCCGCCGGAGTGGCCGATGCGCGGTCGGCGAGTGGATCCTGCTGCCCGGCGGCACGTGGCGACGTGTCGAAACGATCCGGGTGCCAAGCCTGTTCGGCTGAGAACGAGAGGCATGTGACGAAGCGGTCGTCGGCACATTCCCACTCCAGGAGTGCCCCGTCTCCTGGGGCCGAACGGCACTCACGAGGACCATGGGGCCCATAGCTGGCGGGCATGCGAACACCGTGTCTCCCCGGTCACCGGCCTTCCCGCGGCTTGCCCGGGGAGCGGACCCCCGACGGCGGGCGTGCGGTGACCGGTCAGGCGGCGACCGCCCCGGTGCGCAGTCGGAGTCCCACTTGCTCGCGCACCGCGTTCGGGGGAGTGATCACTTACGGTACGGGGCGTGGGGGACGTCGGCCGGTCCATCGACCGCCGCCGCGCCGCCCAGTCGGTCGCCGTGGACGTCGGCGCGGACGTGGCCGGCTCGGTCCGTACGCACGTGGTGCACGCCGATGCCCCCGACGTCCTGTTGCGGGCCGCCGAGGCAGCCGAGGCCACTGGTGGGGGGCAGCCGGGGGAGGGTGGGTTCGCCCGCGCCTTGCTCGGTTCGGTCAGCCGGCATGTGTCACAGCACGCGAGCTGTCCGGTGGTGATCGTGCGCGCCGAGCCGTCGTGAACCGAAGCAGAAGCCGGAACGGCCCGGAGGGATCACTGGAAGGCCGCGTGGATCTCCTGCTCGGTGGCCTCGTGCGAGACGAGCAGGAGTTCGTCGCCCGGCAGCAGAGTCACTTCGGGGCTCGGCACCGTGGGACGCCCGTCGCGGACGACGGTGGCGACGACGGTGCCGGCCGGCAGCGTGATCTCGCCCAGCGGGTGACCCGCCGCCCGGGAGTCCTCGGTGATCGCTGTCTCGATGACCTCGACGCCCGCCTTGCTCAGACGCAGCAGCGCCACCGTGTCCGTGGCACCGGTGGCCTCCTCGATCAGGGAGATCAGCGGGGTGGCCGCGGGCACCGCGACGTCCACACCCCACCGCCCGTCGAAGAGCCAGGCGTTCTCCGCGTCGTTGACACGCGCGGCCACACGCGCCACCCCGAACTGGCGCTTCGCGAGCAGGCTGATGACGAGGTTGTCCTCGTCCCGGCCGGTGGCGGCGATGACGAGGTCGCAGGTCAGCGCGCCCGCTCGCTCCAGGAGTACGGGTTCGCAGGCGTCCCCGGCCACCAGCTGTACGGAGGGCAGGCCCTTGATCTCGGCGATGCGGTCCTCGTCGTGCTCGACCAGGGTGACGGCGTTGCGTGCCGCGGAGAGCACCTGGGCGATCTGGGTGCCGAAGCGGCCCGCTCCGGCGATGAGGACGTTCACGTTCCCAGCTCCTTGTCGAGAAAGCCGCGCAGCCGGCCCAGCGCGGTGGCGGCGACGGCGAAGGTGACCAGGTCGCCCGGTTCGGCCAGGACACCGTGGGCGGGCAGCAGCGACCGGCCGGCGCGGGTGACCTCCACGACGCGGATCTCCCCGTCGACATCGAACTCGGTCAGCGGCCGTCCGGTGAGATAGCCCGGCAGCTGGGAGCGGACCACGAGGGTCTCGCCGCTGCCGAAGGAGAGTTCCGGGGTGAGATGGCGGTGCAGCAGCATCTGGTGGATGCGGCCGACGGCCCACCGGACGCTGGAGATCGTCGGGATGCCCAGCTCCCGGTAGATGTCGGCGCGGCGGGGATCGTGGATGCGGGCCAGGACGATCGGGACCCGGTACGTCTCCTTGGCGGTCCGCGCGCTGACGATGTTGCTGTTGTCCCCGGAGGCGACCGCGACGAACGCGTCCGTGTGATCGATCCCGGCCGCTTCCAGCACGGACCGGCTGAAGCCGTTGCCCGCGTGGAAGGCGCCGGGGAATCCCGGCGGCAGCAGCCCGCGTGCCTTGGGCTGCCGGTCGACGAGGCGTACGTCGTGGCCTTCGGCGACGAGCTGCGTGGCGAGCGTGGCACCGACCCGGCCGCAGCCCACGATGATCACTCTCATCGTGTTTCTCCCTTCGGGGACGTACTACGCCGCCGCAGCACCCATTTCCGTGCTTCCTCGGCGGCCAGCAACAGCGCTCCGCACGCGGCCAGAACCGCCCAGTCGGCGGCGGCCAGCGGCGCGGTGTTGAAGATCGCCCGGAGCGGCGGTGCGTAGCTGATGGCGGCCATCAGCCCGATTCCGAAGCAGCCTGCGGCCAGCAGCCAGGGATTGGTGAACAGGCCGGCTCGGAAGACGCTCTGCCGGTCGGTGCGCACCGCGAGCGCGTTGAAGAACTGGCTGACGACGATGCCCGCCTGGACCATGGTGATCGCCTCCCGGTAGACGGGATCGCTCTTGGTGAAGTCCGCGTACGGGATGCCGGAGGCGTGGATGTGCCAGAA
This portion of the Streptomyces mirabilis genome encodes:
- a CDS encoding universal stress protein — its product is MGDVGRSIDRRRAAQSVAVDVGADVAGSVRTHVVHADAPDVLLRAAEAAEATGGGQPGEGGFARALLGSVSRHVSQHASCPVVIVRAEPS
- a CDS encoding TrkA family potassium uptake protein, which encodes MNVLIAGAGRFGTQIAQVLSAARNAVTLVEHDEDRIAEIKGLPSVQLVAGDACEPVLLERAGALTCDLVIAATGRDEDNLVISLLAKRQFGVARVAARVNDAENAWLFDGRWGVDVAVPAATPLISLIEEATGATDTVALLRLSKAGVEVIETAITEDSRAAGHPLGEITLPAGTVVATVVRDGRPTVPSPEVTLLPGDELLLVSHEATEQEIHAAFQ
- a CDS encoding TrkA family potassium uptake protein; translation: MRVIIVGCGRVGATLATQLVAEGHDVRLVDRQPKARGLLPPGFPGAFHAGNGFSRSVLEAAGIDHTDAFVAVASGDNSNIVSARTAKETYRVPIVLARIHDPRRADIYRELGIPTISSVRWAVGRIHQMLLHRHLTPELSFGSGETLVVRSQLPGYLTGRPLTEFDVDGEIRVVEVTRAGRSLLPAHGVLAEPGDLVTFAVAATALGRLRGFLDKELGT